One genomic segment of Micromonospora sp. WMMC415 includes these proteins:
- a CDS encoding transposase, protein MPRRRDPGAPRVVHRTARVALRLTSGQRRRCFGLLRSAGDVWACVLEINSWRRRRRDAPLAGYQELCRELAAAGPGTFGELDTTGARSVLRRFSDAWFAAAKRRAAGEVSARFPRRRRRLVPVRWYHGTFTIEGRRVRIPAAKRMPPLRVPLARDLPYPVEQVRSITLLCDGGRLFLDVTAEVPIATYPPGEEPDPHRVAGVDLGIIHPFAVAGCDGEGLLVSGRAIRAEHRMHLADTKARRRAVTRRAPKPGEKGSRRWRQYRRRARAVQGRHRRRVRQAQHEAAATVIGWAQQRRAGVLHVGDPRGVLDIPAGRRHNLRLRQWQIGRLLQILTDKATLAGITVRLVDERGTSSTCPTCGRRVPKPRGRTLSCPHCTYSGHRDLVAAATIAARTPGGGPTTTAAPVLPEVVTHRRAGRHLPGAGRSRRDPRRPTMAARGSVGPRRPAPPPGGESLAHPARIHSIHRITR, encoded by the coding sequence ATGCCACGTCGTCGTGATCCGGGCGCGCCGCGGGTTGTGCATCGCACTGCGCGTGTCGCGTTGAGGTTGACGTCGGGGCAGCGGCGGCGGTGTTTTGGGTTGTTGCGTTCGGCTGGTGACGTGTGGGCGTGCGTGCTGGAGATCAACTCGTGGAGGCGCCGCCGCCGCGATGCGCCGCTGGCCGGCTATCAGGAGTTGTGTCGGGAGTTGGCGGCGGCCGGGCCGGGCACGTTTGGCGAGTTGGACACGACCGGTGCCCGGTCGGTGTTGCGGCGGTTCTCGGATGCGTGGTTCGCGGCGGCGAAACGTCGCGCGGCGGGTGAGGTGTCGGCCCGGTTTCCGCGTCGGCGGCGTCGGTTGGTGCCGGTGCGCTGGTATCACGGCACCTTCACGATCGAGGGGCGTCGGGTGCGTATCCCGGCTGCCAAGCGCATGCCGCCGTTGCGGGTTCCGCTGGCGCGGGACCTGCCGTATCCGGTCGAGCAGGTCCGTTCGATCACCCTGCTGTGCGACGGTGGTCGCCTGTTCCTCGACGTCACCGCCGAAGTCCCGATCGCCACCTACCCGCCCGGTGAGGAACCGGACCCACACCGGGTGGCCGGCGTGGATCTGGGGATCATCCACCCGTTCGCGGTCGCCGGCTGCGACGGCGAAGGGCTGCTGGTGTCCGGGCGGGCGATCCGCGCCGAGCACCGCATGCACCTGGCCGACACCAAGGCCCGCCGCCGCGCCGTCACGCGGCGGGCCCCGAAACCGGGTGAGAAGGGGTCACGGCGGTGGCGACAGTACCGCCGCCGGGCCCGGGCGGTGCAGGGGCGGCATCGGCGGCGGGTCCGCCAGGCCCAGCACGAAGCCGCGGCAACGGTCATCGGCTGGGCGCAGCAACGGCGGGCCGGGGTGCTGCACGTCGGCGACCCCCGCGGTGTGCTCGACATCCCGGCCGGGCGGCGGCACAACCTGCGGCTGCGCCAATGGCAGATCGGCCGGCTCCTGCAGATCCTGACCGACAAGGCCACCCTGGCCGGGATCACCGTCCGGCTGGTCGACGAGCGAGGCACCTCCTCCACCTGCCCCACCTGCGGCAGACGGGTACCCAAACCACGTGGACGGACGTTGTCCTGCCCGCACTGCACCTACTCCGGGCACCGCGACCTCGTCGCGGCCGCCACCATCGCCGCCCGCACCCCGGGCGGCGGACCCACCACCACGGCAGCACCCGTGCTGCCGGAGGTGGTCACGCACCGTCGAGCCGGCCGGCACCTCCCCGGCGCCGGCCGGTCCCGACGTGACCCCCGCCGCCCAACGATGGCGGCGCGAGGATCAGTTGGCCCGCGGAGGCCCGCCCCACCACCCGGTGGGGAGTCGCTCGCCCACCCGGCGAGGATCCACAGCATCCACCGGATTACCCGGTGA
- a CDS encoding ABC transporter substrate-binding protein: MSARVTAAAVAAVLAVAGCSSSATPSGGSDGAGTVVVATAGEPDTLNPVLNYGVDGGSLIFDGLVARDARNQIVPALARELPAVSADGRTVTAKLREGVLFHDGSPLTAQDVVFTYQAVLDPKVDSTLRSDLDMLASVVAPDPSTVVFTLKYAYAPFLQRLALGIVPAKAFAGQDVNKAEFNRKPVGTGPYRVTSWTPGDRLVLAANETYWGGRPANSGVVVAFVADDNVRAQRMRAGEFDAAELAPKLAAGFDGQGGYRVQRVPTADYRGVMLPMGNPVTGDPAVRRALTAAVDRRAMVTGVLGGAGEPAFGPVPPSSEFAEPSVVGAATADPAAATAILDAAGWKPGPDGIRVKAGRPAAFTLMYPASDSLRKELALAVTADAKKVGVKVTPEGLTWDAITPRMKTDALIMGYGTPYDPDFVSYKLFSSAFAGQGFFNPGSYRSAVVDNALQDGRDSTDPAARKAAYATFQKQLAADVPWVFLTYLQHTYVVKDTVAGVTPRVEPHEHDVANSLWWNVHTWTTKP, encoded by the coding sequence ATGTCCGCTCGTGTGACGGCGGCGGCCGTCGCCGCCGTCCTCGCCGTCGCCGGTTGTTCGTCGTCGGCGACGCCCTCCGGTGGGTCCGACGGCGCCGGCACCGTCGTGGTGGCGACGGCGGGGGAGCCGGACACGCTGAACCCGGTGCTGAACTACGGCGTGGACGGTGGCTCGCTGATCTTCGACGGTCTGGTCGCCCGGGACGCCCGCAACCAGATCGTTCCGGCCCTGGCCCGCGAGCTGCCGGCCGTGTCGGCGGACGGCAGGACGGTCACCGCCAAGCTGCGTGAGGGGGTGCTGTTCCACGACGGCAGCCCGCTCACCGCGCAGGACGTCGTGTTCACCTACCAGGCGGTGCTGGACCCGAAGGTCGACTCGACGCTGCGCTCGGATCTGGACATGCTCGCCTCCGTCGTCGCGCCGGACCCGTCCACCGTGGTGTTCACGCTGAAGTACGCGTACGCACCGTTCCTCCAGCGCCTGGCGCTGGGCATCGTCCCCGCGAAGGCGTTCGCCGGCCAGGACGTCAACAAGGCGGAGTTCAACCGGAAGCCGGTGGGCACCGGCCCGTACCGGGTGACGTCGTGGACGCCGGGGGACCGGCTCGTGCTGGCGGCCAACGAAACCTACTGGGGCGGCCGGCCCGCCAACTCCGGTGTGGTGGTGGCGTTCGTCGCCGACGACAACGTCCGCGCCCAGCGGATGCGGGCCGGCGAGTTCGACGCGGCCGAGCTGGCGCCCAAGCTGGCCGCCGGGTTCGACGGGCAGGGCGGCTACCGGGTGCAGCGGGTACCCACCGCCGACTACCGCGGGGTGATGCTGCCGATGGGCAACCCGGTGACCGGTGATCCCGCCGTGCGGCGGGCGCTGACCGCGGCGGTGGACCGGCGGGCGATGGTGACCGGTGTGCTCGGCGGGGCCGGGGAACCGGCGTTCGGGCCGGTGCCACCGTCGTCGGAGTTCGCCGAGCCGTCCGTCGTCGGCGCGGCCACGGCCGACCCGGCCGCCGCGACCGCCATCCTGGACGCCGCCGGGTGGAAGCCCGGTCCGGACGGCATCCGGGTCAAGGCCGGCCGGCCGGCCGCGTTCACGCTGATGTACCCGGCCAGCGACAGCCTGCGCAAGGAACTCGCCCTCGCGGTCACCGCCGACGCGAAGAAGGTCGGCGTCAAGGTCACGCCGGAGGGGCTGACCTGGGACGCGATCACCCCCCGGATGAAGACCGACGCGCTGATCATGGGCTACGGCACCCCGTACGACCCGGACTTCGTCTCCTACAAGCTGTTCAGCTCCGCCTTCGCCGGGCAGGGCTTCTTCAACCCCGGCTCGTACCGGTCGGCCGTGGTGGACAACGCGTTGCAGGACGGCCGCGACAGCACCGATCCGGCGGCCCGCAAGGCCGCGTACGCGACCTTCCAGAAGCAGCTCGCCGCCGACGTGCCGTGGGTCTTCCTCACCTACCTGCAGCACACCTACGTCGTGAAGGACACGGTGGCGGGTGTGACGCCGCGGGTGGAGCCGCACGAGCACGACGTGGCCAACAGCCTCTGGTGGAACGTCCACACCTGGACGACGAAGCCGTGA
- a CDS encoding ABC transporter permease — translation MERPHLDDEAVTTTTSPVDTAPPARVRDGRRRWAGAGAVIRRRTLVAVPVLAATSMGMFALGAASPIDPAQQYAGAAAFTTSEENLAQIRANWGVDDPLPVQYARWVGNLLHGDLGWSTSRHEPVTSVLAARAGWTLLLVGTALALVLVASVLLGTLAAYRRGGWFDRALRATAYAVQSMPVFWIGLAAIAVFALALGWLPAGGLTDIRSTGTDPADVARHLILPVTVLAVSQAPWFVLFIRDAVAESLRDDHVLAARARGLPGRTVLFGHALRTALLPFLTLVGTHLPELVGGAVLVETVFSLPGVGAVTVQAALGADFPLLAATTLATTVVVLAANLATDLAYSAADPRVRLDD, via the coding sequence GTGGAACGTCCACACCTGGACGACGAAGCCGTGACCACCACCACGTCACCGGTCGACACGGCACCCCCGGCGCGGGTCCGGGACGGGCGGCGGCGGTGGGCCGGCGCCGGCGCGGTGATCCGCCGCCGGACCCTGGTCGCCGTACCCGTGCTGGCCGCGACCAGCATGGGGATGTTCGCCCTCGGCGCCGCCTCCCCGATCGACCCCGCCCAGCAGTACGCCGGCGCCGCCGCTTTCACCACCAGCGAGGAGAACCTCGCCCAGATCCGCGCCAACTGGGGCGTCGACGACCCGCTGCCGGTGCAGTACGCCCGCTGGGTCGGCAACCTGCTCCACGGCGACCTGGGCTGGTCGACCAGCCGGCACGAGCCGGTCACCTCGGTCCTCGCCGCCCGCGCCGGCTGGACGTTGCTGCTCGTCGGCACCGCGCTCGCCCTGGTGCTGGTGGCGAGCGTGCTGCTGGGCACCCTCGCCGCGTACCGGCGCGGCGGCTGGTTCGACCGCGCGCTGCGCGCCACCGCGTACGCCGTCCAGTCGATGCCGGTGTTCTGGATCGGGCTCGCGGCGATCGCCGTGTTCGCCCTCGCCCTCGGCTGGCTTCCCGCCGGCGGGCTCACCGACATCCGGAGCACCGGCACGGATCCCGCGGACGTGGCGCGGCACCTGATCCTGCCCGTGACCGTGCTGGCGGTCTCCCAGGCGCCGTGGTTCGTGCTGTTCATCCGCGACGCCGTCGCGGAGAGCCTCCGCGACGACCACGTCCTCGCCGCGCGCGCCCGCGGCCTGCCCGGCCGCACCGTCCTGTTCGGCCACGCGCTGCGCACCGCGCTGCTGCCGTTCCTCACCCTGGTCGGCACCCACCTGCCCGAGCTGGTCGGTGGCGCCGTGCTGGTGGAGACCGTGTTCTCCCTGCCCGGCGTCGGGGCGGTCACCGTGCAGGCCGCGCTCGGCGCCGACTTCCCGCTGCTGGCCGCCACCACACTCGCCACCACCGTCGTGGTGCTGGCCGCGAACCTCGCCACCGACCTCGCCTACTCCGCCGCCGATCCCCGGGTACGCCTCGATGACTGA
- a CDS encoding ABC transporter permease, whose product MTDLALPARARRWRRRSGGTGATVAAGVLAVAFAACLLAPVLWPLDQSAVDLSRVRLAPSWQHPAGTDDLGRDVAHRSLYGLRVSLLVGAVAALVATVIGGLVGAVAGTVGGTVDRVLMRVVDTIAALPHLLLGIFVVAMLRPSLGAVILSIGLTHWLSTARIVRSELLSLRTRPFVDAAISGGAGRARVLTRHLLPHVLPRLALATTLMVPHAVWHETALSFLGLGLPPHLASIGNMINDGQRSLLTGAWWASIVPGLALVAVTLALATLTGRWRDRLDPRVRAELNL is encoded by the coding sequence ATGACTGACCTCGCCCTGCCCGCTCGCGCCCGACGGTGGCGGCGGCGCTCCGGTGGCACCGGGGCCACGGTCGCGGCCGGCGTGCTTGCCGTGGCGTTCGCCGCCTGCCTGCTCGCCCCCGTCCTCTGGCCGCTGGACCAGAGCGCCGTGGACCTGTCCCGCGTCCGGCTCGCCCCCTCCTGGCAGCACCCGGCCGGCACCGACGACCTGGGCCGCGACGTCGCCCACCGCAGCCTCTACGGCCTGCGCGTCTCCCTGCTCGTCGGCGCGGTCGCCGCGCTGGTGGCCACTGTCATCGGCGGCCTCGTCGGCGCGGTCGCCGGCACCGTCGGCGGTACGGTGGACCGGGTGCTGATGCGCGTCGTCGACACGATCGCCGCGCTGCCGCACCTTCTGCTGGGCATCTTCGTCGTCGCGATGCTGCGACCCAGCCTCGGGGCGGTGATCCTGTCCATCGGGCTGACCCACTGGCTGTCGACCGCCCGCATCGTCCGCTCCGAGCTGCTCAGCCTGCGCACCCGGCCCTTCGTCGACGCGGCGATCTCCGGCGGTGCCGGCCGGGCCCGCGTCCTCACCCGCCACCTGCTCCCGCACGTGCTGCCCCGGCTCGCGTTGGCGACCACCCTGATGGTCCCGCACGCGGTCTGGCACGAGACCGCCCTGTCCTTCCTCGGTCTCGGCCTGCCCCCGCACCTCGCCTCCATCGGCAACATGATCAACGACGGGCAGCGGTCCCTGCTCACCGGCGCCTGGTGGGCCAGCATCGTCCCCGGCCTCGCCCTCGTCGCGGTCACCCTCGCCCTGGCCACCCTGACCGGCCGGTGGCGTGACCGCCTCGACCCCCGCGTACGAGCGGAGCTGAACCTGTGA